Proteins co-encoded in one Gemmatimonadaceae bacterium genomic window:
- a CDS encoding GNAT family N-acetyltransferase, whose protein sequence is MVDLANIRIVRATRAHLPALAELFSAYREFYGCTTDSRRAHEFLLERIRGEESLILMALEGSGAAERAVGFVQLYPSFSSLRMARMWVLNDFYTRPDCRRQGVGHLLLGAARSMAAGSGASYIELLTARGNRAARRVYESVGYRADQQYCRYTLDLAGTSAAGGDAENV, encoded by the coding sequence ATGGTTGACCTCGCCAACATTCGCATCGTGCGCGCGACGCGCGCGCATCTCCCGGCTCTGGCGGAGCTGTTCTCGGCGTACCGGGAGTTCTACGGATGCACCACCGACTCGCGCCGGGCGCACGAGTTTCTGCTGGAGCGCATTCGCGGTGAGGAGTCGCTGATCCTCATGGCGTTGGAGGGCAGCGGCGCGGCGGAGCGGGCGGTGGGGTTCGTGCAGCTGTATCCGAGCTTCTCGTCGCTGCGCATGGCAAGGATGTGGGTGCTGAACGATTTCTACACGCGTCCGGACTGCCGGCGGCAGGGGGTGGGGCATCTGCTGCTGGGGGCGGCGCGGTCGATGGCGGCGGGGAGCGGGGCCAGCTACATCGAGTTGCTCACGGCGCGCGGCAATCGCGCCGCGCGGCGCGTGTACGAGTCGGTGGGCTACCGGGCGGACCAGCAGTATTGCCGGTACACGCTGGACCTGGCGGGCACGTCCGCCGCCGGCGGGGACGCGGAGAACGTCTGA
- a CDS encoding plastocyanin/azurin family copper-binding protein, which translates to MKVRFGLAAAAAALSLVIVGCGGGDKGAATKTDTTAAAPAAAPAATATPAAGSATYMAPTGKTWEVKMIGDAQGYRFDPKALTIKVGDAVKFIMVSGGPHDVTFWADSIPSAAVSQLTANMQNSTAPLTAPMTINPNDSYTVSFAGVPAGLYKYYCTPHLAMGMVAQITVQ; encoded by the coding sequence ATGAAGGTTCGTTTTGGACTGGCCGCGGCTGCGGCCGCGCTGTCGCTGGTGATCGTGGGATGCGGCGGTGGCGACAAGGGTGCCGCCACGAAGACTGATACGACGGCTGCCGCGCCTGCCGCGGCGCCTGCGGCTACAGCGACGCCCGCAGCGGGCAGCGCCACGTACATGGCGCCCACGGGCAAGACGTGGGAAGTGAAGATGATCGGCGATGCGCAGGGCTATCGCTTCGATCCCAAGGCGCTGACGATCAAGGTGGGCGACGCGGTGAAGTTCATCATGGTGTCGGGCGGCCCACACGACGTGACGTTCTGGGCGGACAGCATCCCGAGCGCCGCCGTATCGCAGCTCACGGCCAACATGCAGAACTCCACGGCGCCGCTCACCGCGCCGATGACGATCAACCCCAACGACAGCTACACGGTGTCGTTCGCGGGCGTTCCGGCCGGTCTGTACAAGTACTATTGCACGCCGCACCTCGCGATGGGCATGGTCGCGCAGATCACGGTGCAGTAA